A section of the Papio anubis isolate 15944 chromosome 16, Panubis1.0, whole genome shotgun sequence genome encodes:
- the ZNF512B gene encoding zinc finger protein 512B isoform X1, whose translation MTDPFCVGGRRPPGSSKSGPGKDGSRKEVRLPMLHDPPKMGMPVVRGGQTVPGQAPLCFDPGSPASDKTEGKKKGRPKAENQALRDIPLSLMNDWKDEFKAHSRVKCPNSGCWLEFPSIYGLKYHYQRCQGGAISDRLAFPCPFCEAAFTSKTQLEKHRIWNHMDRPLPASKPGPISRPVTISRPVGVSKPIGVSKPVTIGKPVGVSKPIGISKPVSVGRPMPVTKAMPVTRPVPVTKPVTVSRPMPVTKAMPVTRPVPVTKPITVTKSVPVTKPVPVTKPITVTKLVTVTKPVPVTKPVTVSRPIVVSKPVTVSRPIAISRHTPPCKMVLLTKSENKAPRATGRNSGKKRAADGLDTCPIPPKQARPENGEYGPSTVGQSSAFQLSADASSGSLSPGSRPSGGVEALRAAGPASPPEEDPERTKHRRKQKTPKKFTGEQPSISGTFGLKGLVKAEDKARVHRSKKQEGPGPEDARKKVPAPITVSKEAPAPMAHPAPGGPEEQWQRAIHERGEAVCPTCNVVTRKTLVGLKKHMEVCQKLQDALKCQHCRKQFKSKAGLNYHTMAEHSAKPSDAEASEGGEQEERERLRKVLKQMGRLRCPQEGCGAAFSSLMGYQYHQRRCGKPPCEVDSPSFPCTHCGKTYRSKAGHDYHVRSEHTAPPPEEPTDKSPEAEDLLGVERTPSGRVRRTSAQVAVFHLQEIAEDELARDWTKRRMKDDLVPETARLNYTRPGLPTLNPQLLEAWKNEVKEKGHVNCPNDCCEAIYSSVSGLKAHLASCSKGAHLAGKYHCLLCPKEFSSESGVKYHILKTHAENWFRTSADPPPKHRSQDSLVPKKEKKKNLAGGKKRGRKPKERPPEEPVAKLPPRRDDWPLGCKDKGARGSTGRKVGASKAPEK comes from the exons ATGACGGACCCTTTCTGCGTTGGAGGCCGTCGGCCCCCGGGGTCCAGCAAGAGTGGTCCCGGGAAGGATGGCAGTCGAAAGGAGGTCCGACTTCCAATGCTGCATGATCCACCGAAGATGG GGATGCCGGTGGTCCGTGGTGGACAGACAGTGCCTGGCCAAGCCCCTCTCTGCTTTGACCCAGGAAGTCCTGCCAGTGAcaagacagaagggaagaaaaaggggCGGCCAAAAGCCGAGAACCAGGCCCTCCGAGACATTCCT CTCTCCCTGATGAACGACTGGAAGGATGAGTTCAAGGCACACTCGAGGGTGAAGTGTCCAAACTCGGGGTGCTGGCTGGAGTTCCCCAGCATCTACGGGCTCAAGTACCATTACCAGCGGTGCCAAGGG GGTGCCATCTCAGATCGGCTCGCCTTCCCCTGCCCCTTCTGCGAGGCTGCATTCACCTCTAAGACCCAGCTGGAGAAACACCGGATTTGGAACCACATGGACCGACCTCTGCCTGCCTCCAAGCCTGGGCCCATCAGCAGGCCGGTCACCATCAGCCGGCCCGTTGGGGTCAGCAAGCCCATTGGAGTGAGCAAACCTGTCACTATTGGCAAACCCGTGGGTGTCAGCAAACCCATTGGCATCAGCAAGCCAGTCTCTGTTGGCAGACCCATGCCAGTCACCAAGGCCATGCCAGTCACTAGGCCCGTGCCAGTCACCAAACCTGTCACAGTCAGCAGGCCCATGCCAGTCACCAAGGCCATGCCGGTCACTAGGCCTGTGCCAGTCACCAAACCCATCACAGTCACCAAGTCTGTGCCAGTCACCAAACCTGTACCTGTCACCAAACCCATTACGGTCACAAAACTTGTGACAGTTACGAAACCCGTGCCGGTCACCAAGCCAGTGACAGTCAGCAGGCCCATTGTGGTCAGCAAGCCGGTGACAGTCAGCAGGCCCATTGCCATCAGCAGACACACACCACCCTGCAAAATGGTGCTGCTGACCAAGTCGGAAAACAAAGCACCTCGTGCCACAGGGAGGAACAGTGGTAAGAAAAG GGCTGCGGACGGCCTGGACACCTGCCCAATTCCACCCAAGCAGGCCAGGCCAGAGAATGGGGAGTACGGCCCCTCCACCGTGGGCCAGAGCTCGGCCTTCCAGCTGAGTGCAGACGCCAGCAGTGGCTCCTTGTCGCCAGGCAGCAGGCCGTCGGGGGGCGTGGAGGCACTGAGGGCTGCAGGCCCTGCGTCCCCACCTGAGGAGGACCCCGAACGCACGAAGCACA gaaggaaacagaaaacaccCAAGAAGTTTACAGGGGAGCAGCCATCCATCTCAGGGACCTTTGGGCTCAAAG GCCTGGTCAAAGCTGAGGACAAGGCCCGAGTTCACCGCTCCAAGAAGCAGGAGGGGCCAGGCCCTGAGGATGCCCGGAAGAAGGTGCCAGCCCCCATCACTGTCAGCAAGGAGGCACCAGCCCCCATGGCCCACCCAGCTCCAG GTGGCCCTGAAGAGCAGTGGCAGAGGGCCATCCACGAGCGCGGGGAAGCCGTCTGCCCCACCTGCAACGTGGTCACCCGGAAGACGCTCGTGGGGCTCAAGAAGCACATGGAGGTGTGTCAGAAG CTTCAGGATGCACTCAAGTGCCAGCACTGCCGGAAGCAGTTCAAGTCCAAAGCTGGCCTCAACTACCACACCATGGCCGAGCACAGTGCCAAG CCCTCTGATGCCGAGGCCTCTGAGGGGGGTGAGCAGGAGGAGCGCGAGCGGCTGCGCAAGGTGCTGAAGCAGATGGGACGGCTACGCTGCCCCCAGGAG GGTTGCGGGGCTGCCTTCTCCAGCCTCATGGGCTACCAGTACCACCAGCGGCGCTGTGGGAAGCCGCCCTGCGAGGTGGACAGCCCCTCCTTCCCCTGCACCCACTGTGGCAAGACATACCGATCCAAGGCCGGCCACGACTACCACGTGCGCTCGGAGCACACGGCCCCT CCCCCTGAGGAGCCCACAGACAAGTCCCCCGAGGCTGAGGACCTGCTGGGTGTGGAGCGGACCCCAAGCGGGCGTGTCCGCCGCACGTCGGCCCAGGTGGCGGTGTTCCACCTGCAGGAGATAGCAGAGGACGAGCTGGCCCGCGACTGGACCAAGCGGCGCATGAAGGATGACCTCGTGCCCGAGACTGCACGG CTCAACTACACTCGGCCAGGGCTCCCCACACTGAACCCCCAGCTGCTAGAGGCATGGAAGAatgaagtgaaggagaaaggcCACGTCAACTGTCCCAATGAT TGCTGTGAAGCCATCTACTCCAGTGTGTCCGGACTCAAGGCTCATCTTGCCAGCTGCAGCAAG GGAGCCCACCTGGCGGGGAAGTACCACTGCCTGCTGTGTCCAAAGGAGTTCAGCTCTGAGAGTGGCGTCAAATACCACATCCTCAAGACCCACGCAGAG AACTGGTTCCGAACATCAGCAGACCCACCTCCCAAACACAGGAGCCAGGACTCATTGGTGcccaagaaggaaaagaaaaaaaatctggcagGTGGGAAGAAGCGGGGCCGAAAGCCCAAGGAGCGGCCCCCAGAGGAGCCTGTGGCCAAGCTGCCCCCACGCCGGGACGACTGGCCTCTAGGATGCAAAGACAAGGGGGCCCGGGGCTCCACTGGCCGGAAGGTGGGAGCCAGCAAGGCGCCTGAAAAGTGA
- the ZNF512B gene encoding zinc finger protein 512B isoform X2, with amino-acid sequence MTDPFCVGGRRPPGSSKSGPGKDGSRKEVRLPMLHDPPKMGMPVVRGGQTVPGQAPLCFDPGSPASDKTEGKKKGRPKAENQALRDIPLSLMNDWKDEFKAHSRVKCPNSGCWLEFPSIYGLKYHYQRCQGGAISDRLAFPCPFCEAAFTSKTQLEKHRIWNHMDRPLPASKPGPISRPVTISRPVGVSKPIGVSKPVTIGKPVGVSKPIGISKPVSVGRPMPVTKAMPVTRPVPVTKPVTVSRPMPVTKAMPVTRPVPVTKPITVTKSVPVTKPVPVTKPITVTKLVTVTKPVPVTKPVTVSRPIVVSKPVTVSRPIAISRHTPPCKMVLLTKSENKAPRATGRNSGKKRAADGLDTCPIPPKQARPENGEYGPSTVGQSSAFQLSADASSGSLSPGSRPSGGVEALRAAGPASPPEEDPERTKHRRKQKTPKKFTGEQPSISGTFGLKGLVKAEDKARVHRSKKQEGPGPEDARKKVPAPITVSKEAPAPMAHPAPGGPEEQWQRAIHERGEAVCPTCNVVTRKTLVGLKKHMEVCQKLQDALKCQHCRKQFKSKAGLNYHTMAEHSAKPSDAEASEGGEQEERERLRKVLKQMGRLRCPQEPPEEPTDKSPEAEDLLGVERTPSGRVRRTSAQVAVFHLQEIAEDELARDWTKRRMKDDLVPETARLNYTRPGLPTLNPQLLEAWKNEVKEKGHVNCPNDCCEAIYSSVSGLKAHLASCSKGAHLAGKYHCLLCPKEFSSESGVKYHILKTHAENWFRTSADPPPKHRSQDSLVPKKEKKKNLAGGKKRGRKPKERPPEEPVAKLPPRRDDWPLGCKDKGARGSTGRKVGASKAPEK; translated from the exons ATGACGGACCCTTTCTGCGTTGGAGGCCGTCGGCCCCCGGGGTCCAGCAAGAGTGGTCCCGGGAAGGATGGCAGTCGAAAGGAGGTCCGACTTCCAATGCTGCATGATCCACCGAAGATGG GGATGCCGGTGGTCCGTGGTGGACAGACAGTGCCTGGCCAAGCCCCTCTCTGCTTTGACCCAGGAAGTCCTGCCAGTGAcaagacagaagggaagaaaaaggggCGGCCAAAAGCCGAGAACCAGGCCCTCCGAGACATTCCT CTCTCCCTGATGAACGACTGGAAGGATGAGTTCAAGGCACACTCGAGGGTGAAGTGTCCAAACTCGGGGTGCTGGCTGGAGTTCCCCAGCATCTACGGGCTCAAGTACCATTACCAGCGGTGCCAAGGG GGTGCCATCTCAGATCGGCTCGCCTTCCCCTGCCCCTTCTGCGAGGCTGCATTCACCTCTAAGACCCAGCTGGAGAAACACCGGATTTGGAACCACATGGACCGACCTCTGCCTGCCTCCAAGCCTGGGCCCATCAGCAGGCCGGTCACCATCAGCCGGCCCGTTGGGGTCAGCAAGCCCATTGGAGTGAGCAAACCTGTCACTATTGGCAAACCCGTGGGTGTCAGCAAACCCATTGGCATCAGCAAGCCAGTCTCTGTTGGCAGACCCATGCCAGTCACCAAGGCCATGCCAGTCACTAGGCCCGTGCCAGTCACCAAACCTGTCACAGTCAGCAGGCCCATGCCAGTCACCAAGGCCATGCCGGTCACTAGGCCTGTGCCAGTCACCAAACCCATCACAGTCACCAAGTCTGTGCCAGTCACCAAACCTGTACCTGTCACCAAACCCATTACGGTCACAAAACTTGTGACAGTTACGAAACCCGTGCCGGTCACCAAGCCAGTGACAGTCAGCAGGCCCATTGTGGTCAGCAAGCCGGTGACAGTCAGCAGGCCCATTGCCATCAGCAGACACACACCACCCTGCAAAATGGTGCTGCTGACCAAGTCGGAAAACAAAGCACCTCGTGCCACAGGGAGGAACAGTGGTAAGAAAAG GGCTGCGGACGGCCTGGACACCTGCCCAATTCCACCCAAGCAGGCCAGGCCAGAGAATGGGGAGTACGGCCCCTCCACCGTGGGCCAGAGCTCGGCCTTCCAGCTGAGTGCAGACGCCAGCAGTGGCTCCTTGTCGCCAGGCAGCAGGCCGTCGGGGGGCGTGGAGGCACTGAGGGCTGCAGGCCCTGCGTCCCCACCTGAGGAGGACCCCGAACGCACGAAGCACA gaaggaaacagaaaacaccCAAGAAGTTTACAGGGGAGCAGCCATCCATCTCAGGGACCTTTGGGCTCAAAG GCCTGGTCAAAGCTGAGGACAAGGCCCGAGTTCACCGCTCCAAGAAGCAGGAGGGGCCAGGCCCTGAGGATGCCCGGAAGAAGGTGCCAGCCCCCATCACTGTCAGCAAGGAGGCACCAGCCCCCATGGCCCACCCAGCTCCAG GTGGCCCTGAAGAGCAGTGGCAGAGGGCCATCCACGAGCGCGGGGAAGCCGTCTGCCCCACCTGCAACGTGGTCACCCGGAAGACGCTCGTGGGGCTCAAGAAGCACATGGAGGTGTGTCAGAAG CTTCAGGATGCACTCAAGTGCCAGCACTGCCGGAAGCAGTTCAAGTCCAAAGCTGGCCTCAACTACCACACCATGGCCGAGCACAGTGCCAAG CCCTCTGATGCCGAGGCCTCTGAGGGGGGTGAGCAGGAGGAGCGCGAGCGGCTGCGCAAGGTGCTGAAGCAGATGGGACGGCTACGCTGCCCCCAGGAG CCCCCTGAGGAGCCCACAGACAAGTCCCCCGAGGCTGAGGACCTGCTGGGTGTGGAGCGGACCCCAAGCGGGCGTGTCCGCCGCACGTCGGCCCAGGTGGCGGTGTTCCACCTGCAGGAGATAGCAGAGGACGAGCTGGCCCGCGACTGGACCAAGCGGCGCATGAAGGATGACCTCGTGCCCGAGACTGCACGG CTCAACTACACTCGGCCAGGGCTCCCCACACTGAACCCCCAGCTGCTAGAGGCATGGAAGAatgaagtgaaggagaaaggcCACGTCAACTGTCCCAATGAT TGCTGTGAAGCCATCTACTCCAGTGTGTCCGGACTCAAGGCTCATCTTGCCAGCTGCAGCAAG GGAGCCCACCTGGCGGGGAAGTACCACTGCCTGCTGTGTCCAAAGGAGTTCAGCTCTGAGAGTGGCGTCAAATACCACATCCTCAAGACCCACGCAGAG AACTGGTTCCGAACATCAGCAGACCCACCTCCCAAACACAGGAGCCAGGACTCATTGGTGcccaagaaggaaaagaaaaaaaatctggcagGTGGGAAGAAGCGGGGCCGAAAGCCCAAGGAGCGGCCCCCAGAGGAGCCTGTGGCCAAGCTGCCCCCACGCCGGGACGACTGGCCTCTAGGATGCAAAGACAAGGGGGCCCGGGGCTCCACTGGCCGGAAGGTGGGAGCCAGCAAGGCGCCTGAAAAGTGA